One Denticeps clupeoides chromosome 3, fDenClu1.1, whole genome shotgun sequence DNA window includes the following coding sequences:
- the crybb1 gene encoding beta-crystallin B1, whose product MTPRLWYRPTLMTRCFYCIPSPAIFLLPGYKRLGAGLRGPARASQPRTALQAVHKQTLNPFTMSQTAKSSSNQGTDAKDKGTPAPAATSKATKTGDPGMMGNYRIMLFEQENFQGRMMEVFDECMNVCDRGMDRVRSIIVECGPFVGFEQTNFRGEMFILEKGEYPRWDTWSNSYRSDCFMSLRPIRMDPMEHKICLFELSDFQGNKMEIQEDDVPTLWVHGFCDRVGSVRVNGGAWVGYQYPGYRGYQYLFECGDYRHYNEFCAFQPQIQSMRRVRDMQFHQRGCFNMTSAK is encoded by the exons ATGACCCCGCGGCTTTGGTACAGACCAACTCTGATGACGAGATGTTTCTATTGTATCCCAAGCCCAGCTATATTCCTCTTGCCAGGGTATAAAAGGTTGGGTGCAGGACTGAGGGGGCCAGCACGAGCCAGCCAACCACGCACGGCACTGCAAGCTGTACACAAGCAG ACTCTGAATCCCTTCACCATGTCTCAGACCGCCAAGTCCTCCTCCAACCAGGGCACTGATGCCAAGGACAAGGGAACTCCTGCCCCTGCTGCCACCAGCAAGGCCACCAAGACTGGAGACCCTGGCATGATGGGCAACTACAGA ATCATGCTGTTCGAGCAGGAGAACTTCCAGGGCAGGATGATGGAGGTTTTCGATGAGTGCATGAACGTTTGTGACCGTGGAATGGACAGAGTGCGCAGTATCATTGTGGAGTGCGGCCC CTTTGTTGGTTTCGAGCAGACTAACTTCCGTGGGGAGATGTTCATCTTGGAGAAGGGAGAGTATCCTCGCTGGGATACCTGGTCAAACAGCTACCGCAGTGACTGCTTCATGTCCCTCAGGCCCATCCGCATG GACCCCATGGAGCACAAGATCTGCCTCTTTGAGCTGTCTGACTTCCAGGGCAACAAGATGGAAATCCAGGAGGACGATGTGCCCACCCTCTGGGTGCACGGTTTCTGCGACAGAGTGGGCAGCGTAAGAGTTAATGGCGGAGC ATGGGTGGGATACCAGTATCCTGGCTACAGAGGGTACCAGTACCTGTTTGAGTGCGGCGACTACAGACACTACAACGAGTTTTGTGCCTTCCAACCTCAGATCCAGTCCATGCGCCGCGTGAGGGACATGCAGTTCCACCAGCGCGGCTGTTTCAATATGACCTCTGCCAAGTGA